The following coding sequences lie in one Mycobacterium sp. DL440 genomic window:
- a CDS encoding glutathione S-transferase family protein — protein MAQGTYVAGKSASGEFNRDTNYITTRITADGGDGYPVEAGRYRLIVARACPWANRTIIVRRLLGLESALSIGFCGPTHDARSWTFDLDPGGLDPVLGIPRLQDAYFKRDPNYPKGITVPAIVEVATGAVVTNDFAQMTLDFSTEWTAYHREGAPQLYPAPLRAEIDAVAKRIYAEVNNGVYRCGFAGSQEAYDAAYDRLFAALDWLTERLSTQRYLVGDTITEADVRLFTTLARFDPVYHGHFKCNRSKLTEMDVLWAYARDLFQTPGFGDTIDFVQIKQHYYIVHSDINPTQIVPKGPDLADWLTSHGRESLGGSPFGDGTPPGPTPEGERVPDGHGAS, from the coding sequence ATGGCTCAGGGCACCTACGTCGCCGGCAAGTCCGCCTCCGGCGAGTTCAACCGCGACACCAACTACATCACCACCCGGATCACGGCCGACGGGGGTGACGGTTACCCCGTCGAGGCCGGCCGGTACCGGCTGATCGTGGCGCGGGCCTGCCCGTGGGCCAACCGCACCATCATCGTGCGACGCCTACTGGGCCTGGAAAGTGCTCTGTCCATTGGCTTTTGCGGCCCGACGCACGACGCACGCAGCTGGACCTTCGACCTCGATCCGGGCGGGCTCGATCCGGTGCTGGGCATCCCGCGGTTGCAGGACGCGTACTTCAAACGCGACCCGAACTACCCGAAGGGCATTACCGTGCCCGCGATCGTCGAGGTCGCTACCGGTGCGGTGGTGACCAACGACTTCGCCCAGATGACGCTGGATTTCTCCACCGAGTGGACGGCATATCACCGCGAGGGTGCTCCGCAGCTGTACCCCGCGCCGTTGCGGGCGGAGATCGATGCGGTGGCCAAGCGCATCTACGCCGAGGTCAACAACGGCGTGTACCGCTGTGGGTTCGCCGGCTCACAAGAGGCCTACGACGCCGCCTACGACCGGTTGTTCGCGGCGCTGGACTGGCTGACCGAGCGGCTGAGCACCCAGCGTTATCTGGTGGGCGACACCATCACCGAGGCTGACGTCCGGTTGTTCACCACGCTGGCGCGGTTCGACCCGGTCTATCACGGTCATTTCAAGTGCAACCGGTCCAAGCTCACCGAGATGGACGTGCTGTGGGCGTACGCGCGGGATCTGTTCCAGACGCCGGGCTTCGGTGACACCATCGACTTCGTCCAGATCAAGCAGCACTACTACATCGTGCATTCGGACATCAATCCGACGCAGATCGTGCCCAAGGGTCCGGACCTGGCCGACTGGCTCACGTCACATGGGCGGGAATCCTTGGGCGGCAGTCCTTTCGGTGACGGCACCCCGCCCGGTCCGACGCCCGAGGGCGAACGTGTGCCGGACGGACACGGCGCTTCGTAG
- a CDS encoding MarR family winged helix-turn-helix transcriptional regulator produces MKDPEARLANDLALAVVRLARQLRTRRAESPVSLTQFSALATLVKEGAMTPGALALRERVRPPSMTRVIASLAEQGMVARAAHPLDGRQIVVSASPAGMALVEAERRASQEWLMTLLSRLDPDERQTLLTATDLMSAMVLEGA; encoded by the coding sequence GTGAAGGATCCGGAGGCGCGGCTTGCGAATGACCTGGCGCTGGCAGTTGTTCGTCTCGCGCGTCAATTACGTACGCGGCGTGCGGAATCCCCGGTTTCGCTGACCCAGTTCTCGGCGCTGGCCACTCTGGTCAAAGAGGGCGCGATGACACCGGGGGCCCTTGCCTTGCGGGAACGGGTACGCCCCCCGTCGATGACGCGGGTGATCGCCTCACTGGCCGAGCAGGGCATGGTGGCCCGCGCCGCGCATCCGCTGGACGGACGCCAGATCGTGGTGTCCGCCTCGCCGGCCGGGATGGCCCTCGTCGAGGCCGAGCGCCGGGCCAGCCAGGAGTGGCTCATGACGCTGCTCTCGCGGCTGGATCCTGATGAGCGCCAGACTCTGCTCACTGCGACCGATCTGATGTCGGCCATGGTTCTCGAAGGCGCGTGA
- a CDS encoding SAM-dependent methyltransferase, producing MARTDNDTWDLATSVGATATSVAASRALASSAADPLISDPYARPLVDAVGVDYYVRLAQGDLVADGAAEPLDPHVIADGMAIRTRYFDDFFLTAIDAGIRQAVILASGLDARAYRLPWPTGMTVFELDQPAVVEFKGRALADLGAAPAAELHAIGIDLRHDWPAALRARGFDPQAPTAWIAEGLLGYLPPEAQDRLFDNITALSAPGSRIATDWTTGPSELAESRIRMLTEHQREQGLELDDLSELIFSGDRNAVADYLTATGWQPETTTAERMFAVHGRPFRRDEAAAGLLDANYTAAELVA from the coding sequence ATGGCGCGGACCGACAACGACACCTGGGATCTGGCCACCAGCGTGGGTGCCACCGCCACCAGTGTCGCCGCATCCCGGGCACTGGCCTCCAGCGCCGCCGACCCGCTGATCTCTGACCCGTACGCCCGACCCCTGGTCGACGCCGTCGGCGTGGACTACTACGTCCGCCTGGCCCAGGGCGACCTCGTCGCCGACGGCGCCGCCGAGCCGCTCGATCCGCACGTGATCGCCGACGGCATGGCCATCCGCACCCGTTACTTCGACGACTTCTTCCTCACCGCCATCGACGCCGGCATCCGCCAGGCCGTCATCCTGGCATCGGGTCTCGATGCCCGCGCGTACCGGTTGCCCTGGCCGACCGGGATGACGGTGTTCGAACTGGATCAGCCGGCCGTCGTCGAGTTCAAGGGCCGCGCTCTCGCCGACCTGGGCGCCGCGCCGGCCGCGGAACTGCACGCCATCGGCATCGATCTGCGCCACGACTGGCCCGCCGCCCTGCGGGCCCGTGGCTTCGACCCGCAGGCTCCGACTGCGTGGATCGCCGAAGGACTGCTCGGGTACCTGCCTCCCGAGGCCCAGGACCGGCTGTTCGACAACATCACCGCACTGAGCGCCCCGGGTAGCCGCATCGCCACCGACTGGACCACCGGGCCGTCCGAGCTGGCCGAGAGCCGGATACGGATGCTCACCGAGCACCAACGCGAGCAGGGCCTGGAGTTGGACGACCTGTCAGAGCTGATCTTCTCGGGTGACCGCAACGCCGTCGCGGACTACCTGACCGCAACCGGCTGGCAACCCGAAACCACCACGGCCGAGCGGATGTTCGCAGTCCACGGCAGGCCCTTCCGCCGCGACGAGGCCGCCGCCGGGCTGCTCGACGCCAACTACACCGCCGCAGAACTGGTGGCCTGA
- a CDS encoding YccF domain-containing protein — translation MRVILNVIWLIFGGLWLALGYLLAALICFVLIITIPFGFASLRIASYALWPFGRTIVDKPGTRPGALVGNIIWIVLFGWWLALGHLVSAVAMAVTIIGIPLALADLKLIPVSLVPLGKEIVPVDSGRVPA, via the coding sequence ATGCGAGTGATCCTGAACGTCATCTGGTTGATCTTCGGCGGCCTGTGGTTGGCGCTGGGATACCTGCTGGCCGCGCTGATCTGCTTCGTGCTGATCATCACCATCCCGTTCGGGTTCGCCTCGCTGCGCATCGCCTCCTACGCCCTGTGGCCGTTCGGCCGCACGATCGTCGACAAGCCGGGAACCAGGCCCGGCGCCCTGGTCGGCAACATCATCTGGATCGTCCTGTTCGGCTGGTGGCTCGCGCTGGGGCATCTGGTCAGCGCGGTGGCCATGGCGGTCACCATCATCGGAATCCCATTGGCGCTGGCCGATCTCAAATTGATCCCGGTCTCACTGGTCCCACTGGGCAAGGAGATCGTCCCGGTCGACTCGGGCAGGGTGCCGGCATGA
- a CDS encoding DUF2771 domain-containing protein produces the protein MKRALAALAAVVVLAIAGTAVGVWRLHSTHGDRLPEISAYSHGHSVRIGPFQYCEVLNLDDCKEPRTTGELPVTKDNPVQLSVPSAVARAPWRLLQVYENPIDTTVTYFAPKTTLAVTIPSTDPQRGRLTGLAVQLLTLVQDQNGQEFALPHAEWSISTVWP, from the coding sequence ATGAAGCGTGCTCTGGCGGCCCTGGCAGCCGTGGTCGTGCTGGCGATTGCCGGTACCGCGGTGGGGGTCTGGCGGCTGCACAGTACGCACGGCGATCGGTTGCCGGAGATCAGTGCGTACTCGCACGGACACTCGGTGCGGATCGGCCCGTTCCAGTACTGCGAGGTGCTCAACCTCGACGACTGCAAGGAACCGCGCACTACGGGCGAGCTGCCGGTCACCAAGGACAATCCGGTGCAGCTCTCGGTGCCCAGTGCGGTCGCCCGGGCGCCGTGGCGGCTGCTGCAGGTGTACGAGAACCCGATCGACACGACGGTGACGTACTTCGCACCCAAGACCACGCTGGCCGTCACCATCCCCAGCACCGACCCACAACGTGGGCGACTCACCGGCCTGGCGGTCCAGCTGCTGACCCTGGTCCAGGATCAAAACGGCCAGGAATTCGCGCTGCCCCACGCTGAGTGGTCGATCAGCACCGTCTGGCCCTGA
- a CDS encoding DUF2537 domain-containing protein, whose protein sequence is MTDDSTPWGTGLTVAGFVAAVLGAAIVVLGVGLLRVHPLLAVGLNMVAVGGLAPTVLGWRHRPVWRWFVLGSCVGVACGWLALLAIGLTQP, encoded by the coding sequence GTGACCGACGATTCCACGCCGTGGGGTACTGGCCTGACGGTGGCCGGTTTCGTGGCCGCGGTGCTGGGCGCGGCGATCGTGGTGCTCGGCGTGGGGCTGCTGCGCGTACATCCACTGTTGGCGGTGGGGCTGAACATGGTGGCCGTCGGCGGATTGGCCCCCACCGTGTTGGGCTGGCGGCACCGGCCGGTGTGGCGCTGGTTCGTGCTGGGATCGTGCGTGGGTGTGGCGTGCGGGTGGCTGGCGCTGTTGGCCATCGGGTTGACGCAGCCCTGA
- a CDS encoding MFS transporter, with amino-acid sequence MANYPSDETPRRPRRQSVPSSNRWLPPLDEQHTATHPRQDDSQRSHGVGSAAGEKVTVTRAAAARSREMGSRMYGFVHRAATADGADKSGLTALTWPVVANFAVDAAMAVALANTLFFAAASGESKSKVALYLLITIAPFAVIAPLIGPALDRLQHGRRVALAASFALRTGLIVILIANYDGATGSYPSWVLYPCALGMMVLSKSFSVLRSAVTPRVLPPSIDLVRVNSRLTTFGLLGGTVVGGGIAAGAEYLFNVAQLPGALYVVVAVSVAGAVLSMRIPKWVEVTEGEVPTTLSYHGQPGGQGEMGRHPGKPKAERQPLGRNTITALWGNCTIKVMVGFLFLYPAFVAKSHDASGWEQLLILGLIGAAAGVGNFGGNIAAARLKLGHPAQLVVRAAAAVTVVALATALTGNLMVAAGATLVTSAASAIAKASLDASLQDDLPEASRASAFGRSESVLQLAWVIGGATGVLIYTDLSVGFTTITAVLILGLAQTIVSYRGESLIPGLGGNRPVHAAREGGSRPTAAPTTAQWESR; translated from the coding sequence ATGGCCAACTACCCCAGCGACGAGACGCCTCGGCGGCCACGCAGGCAATCGGTGCCGAGCTCCAACCGCTGGCTGCCACCGCTCGACGAGCAACACACCGCGACGCACCCGAGGCAGGACGACTCGCAACGCTCCCACGGGGTCGGATCGGCAGCCGGCGAGAAGGTCACGGTCACCCGGGCCGCCGCGGCGCGCAGCCGCGAAATGGGTTCGCGCATGTACGGTTTCGTGCACCGCGCGGCCACCGCCGACGGCGCCGACAAATCCGGGCTGACGGCGCTCACCTGGCCGGTGGTGGCGAACTTCGCCGTCGACGCGGCCATGGCCGTCGCGCTCGCCAACACGCTGTTCTTCGCCGCGGCCAGCGGCGAGTCCAAGAGCAAGGTCGCCCTGTACCTGCTGATCACCATCGCGCCGTTCGCGGTGATCGCCCCGCTGATCGGGCCTGCGCTGGACCGCCTGCAGCACGGTCGCCGGGTGGCGCTGGCCGCCTCGTTCGCGTTGCGCACCGGGCTGATCGTGATCTTGATCGCCAACTACGACGGCGCCACCGGAAGCTATCCGTCCTGGGTGCTCTACCCGTGCGCGCTCGGCATGATGGTGCTGTCCAAATCGTTCTCGGTGCTGCGCAGCGCGGTCACCCCGCGCGTGCTGCCCCCGTCGATCGACCTGGTCCGGGTGAACTCCCGATTGACCACCTTCGGCCTGCTCGGCGGCACCGTGGTCGGCGGCGGCATCGCCGCAGGGGCCGAATACCTGTTCAACGTGGCTCAACTGCCCGGGGCGCTGTACGTCGTCGTCGCGGTCAGCGTCGCCGGCGCGGTGCTCTCGATGCGGATCCCGAAGTGGGTCGAGGTCACCGAGGGTGAGGTGCCCACCACGCTGAGCTACCACGGCCAACCGGGCGGCCAGGGTGAGATGGGCCGTCACCCCGGCAAGCCCAAAGCCGAACGTCAGCCGTTGGGCCGCAACACCATCACCGCGTTGTGGGGCAACTGCACGATCAAGGTGATGGTCGGCTTCCTGTTCCTCTATCCCGCGTTCGTCGCCAAATCCCACGATGCCAGCGGCTGGGAACAGCTGCTGATCCTCGGACTGATCGGGGCCGCGGCCGGCGTGGGCAACTTCGGCGGCAACATCGCCGCCGCACGGCTGAAACTCGGTCATCCTGCGCAGCTGGTGGTGCGGGCGGCCGCGGCGGTCACCGTCGTCGCCCTGGCCACCGCACTGACCGGAAACCTCATGGTGGCTGCCGGTGCGACGCTCGTCACCTCGGCCGCCAGTGCCATCGCCAAGGCCTCGCTGGACGCGTCCCTGCAGGACGACCTGCCCGAGGCCTCGCGGGCCTCGGCGTTCGGCCGGTCGGAATCAGTGCTGCAGCTGGCCTGGGTGATCGGCGGCGCCACCGGGGTACTGATCTATACAGACCTCTCAGTCGGGTTCACTACGATCACGGCCGTGCTGATACTGGGCCTGGCGCAGACCATCGTGAGCTATCGCGGCGAATCACTGATTCCCGGCCTGGGCGGTAACCGCCCGGTCCACGCCGCACGAGAAGGTGGCAGCCGTCCTACGGCAGCCCCGACGACAGCACAGTGGGAGTCCCGATGA
- a CDS encoding MoaD/ThiS family protein codes for MTGHTVAVTVRYFAAAAAAAGVDTETLDLAEDATIASLVEQLSGRDSELARVLKRCSYLCDGMAVRDLNKRVSTPQTIDVLPPFAGG; via the coding sequence ATGACAGGGCACACGGTGGCCGTGACGGTCCGCTATTTCGCCGCTGCCGCCGCGGCGGCCGGAGTTGATACGGAAACGTTAGATTTGGCAGAGGATGCGACCATCGCGTCGCTCGTCGAGCAACTCAGCGGCCGCGACTCAGAGCTTGCGCGAGTGCTAAAGCGCTGCTCATACCTGTGCGACGGGATGGCCGTCCGCGATCTGAACAAACGGGTGTCAACGCCTCAGACCATCGATGTGTTACCCCCCTTCGCCGGCGGCTAA
- the moaA gene encoding GTP 3',8-cyclase MoaA gives MTLTSLGLPAVSGSGRPPIGPAPASGPLVDTYGRAATDLRVSLTDKCNLRCTYCMPADGLDWLPGEALLSTAELSRLLRIAVTSLGITSVRFTGGEPLVTRHLEAVVAAAAALHPRPEITLTTNGIGLARRAAGLKQAGLDRINVSLDSVDAAHFARITRRDRLGDVLDGLEAAKAAGLAPVKVNAVLDPVSGLDDAVNLLGYCLDHGYQLRIIEQMPLDAGHTWQRGRVIDADTILATLQKHFDLRPDPKPRGSAPAELWQVAASDAHPGGTVGVIASVSHAFCSACDRTRLTADGQIRSCLFSTEESDLRALLRGGADDAGIEAAWRTAMWGKPAGHGINNPDFVQPARPMSAIGG, from the coding sequence ATGACGCTGACCTCACTCGGGCTGCCCGCTGTGAGCGGGTCCGGTCGCCCGCCCATCGGGCCGGCCCCGGCGAGCGGCCCGCTGGTCGACACCTACGGCCGGGCGGCCACCGACCTGCGGGTCTCGCTGACCGACAAGTGCAATCTGCGCTGTACCTATTGCATGCCCGCCGACGGTCTGGACTGGTTGCCCGGCGAGGCGCTGCTGAGCACCGCCGAACTGAGCCGGCTGTTGCGCATCGCCGTCACCAGCCTGGGCATCACCAGTGTGCGGTTCACCGGTGGCGAACCCTTGGTCACCCGCCATCTGGAGGCCGTGGTGGCCGCCGCAGCCGCACTGCACCCCCGCCCGGAGATCACGCTGACCACCAACGGCATCGGGCTGGCCCGGCGCGCGGCGGGCCTCAAGCAGGCCGGGCTGGACCGGATCAACGTGTCCCTGGACAGCGTCGACGCCGCCCACTTCGCCCGGATCACCCGTCGGGACCGGTTGGGTGACGTGCTCGACGGCCTGGAGGCCGCCAAGGCGGCCGGGCTGGCGCCGGTCAAGGTCAACGCCGTGCTGGACCCGGTGTCGGGTCTCGACGACGCCGTCAACCTGTTGGGCTACTGCTTGGACCACGGATACCAGCTGCGGATCATCGAACAGATGCCCCTGGACGCCGGACACACCTGGCAGCGCGGCAGGGTGATCGACGCGGACACCATCCTCGCCACCCTGCAGAAGCACTTCGATCTGCGGCCAGATCCGAAGCCGCGCGGCTCGGCCCCCGCCGAGCTGTGGCAGGTGGCCGCGTCCGATGCCCATCCCGGCGGCACCGTCGGGGTGATCGCCTCGGTGTCACACGCCTTCTGTTCGGCCTGTGACCGCACCAGGCTGACCGCCGACGGCCAGATCCGCAGCTGCCTGTTCTCCACCGAGGAGAGCGATCTGCGCGCACTGCTGCGCGGCGGCGCCGACGACGCCGGTATCGAGGCGGCGTGGCGAACAGCGATGTGGGGCAAGCCTGCCGGGCACGGCATCAACAACCCGGATTTCGTGCAACCCGCCCGGCCGATGAGCGCGATCGGCGGCTAG
- a CDS encoding SRPBCC family protein, which translates to MAAPLLQATIDIDAPVDKVWGLISDLTRMPQWSPQCRLMKPLGPLRPGTRTFNLNRRKFVFWPTTSRLTEVVDNKKLSFLVEGNNTVWSYELEPTGTGTRVTESRRAENGTTAVSNALVGALFGGVPSFEDELVDGMNASLARIKAAAEN; encoded by the coding sequence ATGGCCGCACCCCTACTGCAAGCCACGATCGACATCGACGCACCGGTTGACAAGGTCTGGGGATTGATCTCGGACCTAACCCGGATGCCGCAGTGGAGCCCACAGTGCCGGCTGATGAAGCCACTCGGCCCGTTGCGGCCGGGAACCCGCACCTTCAACCTCAACCGGCGCAAGTTCGTGTTCTGGCCCACCACGTCACGCCTCACCGAGGTCGTCGACAACAAGAAGCTGTCCTTCCTGGTGGAGGGCAACAACACCGTGTGGAGCTACGAACTGGAACCGACCGGCACCGGCACCCGGGTGACCGAATCCCGCCGCGCCGAGAACGGCACCACGGCAGTGTCCAACGCTCTGGTCGGCGCATTGTTCGGCGGAGTCCCGAGCTTCGAGGACGAACTCGTCGACGGGATGAACGCTTCGCTGGCGCGGATCAAGGCCGCCGCCGAGAACTGA
- a CDS encoding DUF3027 domain-containing protein, whose product MESVTESAEQTPDSGSTAGPTAPSQEQEAVLLGAAEQARAALIEFSGEGTVGEYLGVSIEDASSATHRFLADLPGYRGWQWAVVVAAYPGADHATISELVLIPGPTALLAPEWVPWENRVRPGDLGPGDLLAPPPNDPRLVPGYVATGDPLIDDAPLELGFGRRQVLSEWGRAQAAQRWYDGDYGPGSAMARSTRRVCRDCGFYLPLGGALGVMFGVCANDLSADGRVVEAEYGCGAHSDTPQPPGTGSPLYEPYDDGVLDTAD is encoded by the coding sequence ATGGAAAGCGTGACCGAATCTGCTGAGCAGACCCCCGACTCAGGCTCGACGGCTGGCCCTACGGCGCCGTCGCAGGAGCAGGAGGCGGTGCTCTTGGGTGCCGCCGAACAGGCTCGTGCGGCGCTGATCGAGTTCAGCGGTGAGGGCACAGTGGGTGAATACCTCGGTGTGAGCATCGAGGACGCCTCCTCGGCCACGCACCGATTCCTGGCTGACCTGCCCGGTTACCGCGGCTGGCAGTGGGCCGTCGTGGTGGCTGCCTACCCTGGCGCCGACCACGCCACGATCAGCGAGCTGGTCCTGATCCCGGGGCCGACGGCGCTGTTGGCGCCGGAGTGGGTGCCGTGGGAGAACCGGGTCCGCCCCGGTGACCTCGGGCCCGGCGACCTGTTGGCCCCGCCGCCGAATGATCCGCGTCTGGTGCCGGGGTACGTGGCCACCGGGGATCCGTTGATCGACGACGCCCCGCTGGAACTCGGCTTCGGGCGCCGTCAGGTACTCAGCGAGTGGGGCCGGGCGCAGGCGGCGCAGCGCTGGTACGACGGCGACTATGGGCCGGGTTCGGCGATGGCTCGCTCGACGCGTCGGGTCTGCCGCGACTGTGGCTTCTACCTACCGCTCGGCGGCGCGCTGGGCGTGATGTTCGGTGTGTGCGCCAACGATCTGTCGGCCGACGGGCGTGTGGTGGAGGCCGAGTACGGCTGCGGCGCCCATTCGGACACCCCGCAACCGCCCGGCACCGGGTCACCGCTGTACGAGCCGTACGACGACGGTGTGCTCGACACCGCCGACTGA
- a CDS encoding cold-shock protein produces MPTGKVKWYDAEKGFGFVSQEDGEDVYVRSSALPAGVEGLKAGQRVEFGVAAGRRGPQALSVKLIDPPPSLSRTRREAERPEHKHTPDELHGMVSDMITLLEDIVQPELRKGRYPDRKVARRVSEVVKAVAQELDA; encoded by the coding sequence GTGCCGACCGGCAAGGTGAAGTGGTACGACGCCGAAAAGGGCTTCGGCTTTGTGTCCCAGGAGGACGGCGAGGACGTCTATGTGCGTTCGTCGGCGTTGCCCGCGGGCGTCGAGGGCCTCAAGGCCGGTCAACGGGTCGAGTTCGGCGTGGCCGCCGGCCGTCGTGGCCCGCAGGCGTTGAGCGTCAAGCTCATCGATCCGCCGCCGAGCCTGAGCCGTACCCGGCGCGAGGCTGAGCGTCCCGAGCACAAGCACACTCCGGATGAGCTGCACGGCATGGTTTCGGACATGATCACGCTGCTCGAGGACATCGTGCAGCCTGAGCTGCGCAAGGGTCGCTACCCCGACCGCAAGGTCGCGCGCCGGGTGTCCGAAGTGGTCAAGGCTGTCGCGCAGGAGCTCGACGCCTAG
- a CDS encoding type IV toxin-antitoxin system AbiEi family antitoxin domain-containing protein encodes MGIEDVLRRQSGVISRRQALDAGLQQHDIRRLLRRNEWARVHDGVYIDHTGPLAWLQRAWAAVLYAAPAALCLESALTDEGAVIHVAVSRDRGVLAEPYGVRVHHVAHLQERVLWHVGPPRLRFEEAALDVACQAISEFDAIAVLANACQSRRAGYGRCWSTLPRAPARSWSTGTSIAWNGRTGCPGPLVRSVRPHRWV; translated from the coding sequence GTGGGCATCGAGGACGTGCTTCGGCGGCAGTCCGGGGTCATTTCGCGTCGGCAAGCCCTGGATGCGGGGCTGCAGCAGCACGACATTCGACGGTTGCTGCGGCGCAATGAGTGGGCGCGGGTCCACGACGGCGTGTACATAGATCACACCGGACCGTTGGCCTGGCTGCAACGAGCTTGGGCCGCAGTGCTTTACGCGGCTCCGGCGGCGTTGTGCCTGGAATCGGCGTTGACCGACGAGGGTGCGGTGATCCATGTCGCAGTCTCCCGCGACCGGGGCGTGCTGGCCGAACCATACGGGGTGCGCGTCCACCATGTCGCACACCTGCAGGAGCGGGTGCTCTGGCACGTCGGGCCGCCACGGCTGCGTTTTGAAGAAGCCGCCCTTGACGTCGCATGCCAGGCCATATCCGAGTTCGATGCGATTGCGGTGCTGGCCAACGCTTGCCAGTCGCGGCGCGCTGGCTACGGGCGGTGCTGGTCGACATTGCCGAGGGCACCTGCTCGGTCCTGGAGCACGGGTACCTCAATCGCGTGGAACGGGCGCACGGGTTGCCCCGGGCCACTCGTCAGAAGCGTTCGACCTCATCGGTGGGTGTGA
- a CDS encoding RNA methyltransferase — protein sequence MSLLEVIDIEDPADSRLDDFRDLNSVDRRPDLPSGKGLVIAEGVLVAQRLLASRFVPRALLGTDRRLTELAADLDGVDVPFYRTNADVMAAAVGFHLNRGVLASASRAPELSVAEVISGARTVAVLEGVNDHENLGSIFRNAAGLAVDAVVFGSGCADPLYRRAVRVSMGHALLVPFARAASWPDDLELLRDNGFRLIAMTPDPAAATLSEAMSQLDGDRVAVLVGAEGPGLTERTMRASDVRVRIPMSRGTDSLNVATAAALAFYERARLGG from the coding sequence GTGAGTCTGCTGGAGGTCATCGATATCGAGGATCCGGCCGATTCCCGGTTGGACGACTTCCGCGATCTCAACAGCGTGGACCGTCGGCCCGATCTGCCCAGCGGAAAAGGTCTGGTGATCGCCGAAGGCGTGCTGGTGGCGCAGCGCTTGCTGGCTTCCCGGTTCGTTCCGCGCGCGCTGCTCGGCACCGACCGGCGCCTGACGGAACTGGCCGCCGATCTCGACGGTGTGGACGTGCCGTTCTACCGGACCAATGCCGACGTGATGGCCGCCGCAGTCGGATTCCACCTCAACCGCGGCGTGCTGGCCTCGGCCTCGCGGGCGCCGGAGTTGTCGGTGGCGGAGGTGATCTCCGGGGCGCGCACCGTGGCGGTGCTCGAAGGCGTCAACGACCACGAGAACCTCGGGTCGATCTTCCGCAATGCCGCCGGGTTGGCGGTCGATGCGGTGGTGTTCGGGTCGGGATGTGCCGATCCGTTGTACCGGCGGGCCGTGCGGGTGTCGATGGGGCATGCCCTGCTGGTTCCCTTCGCCCGGGCCGCCTCGTGGCCGGATGATCTGGAATTATTGCGGGACAATGGGTTTCGACTCATCGCCATGACGCCGGACCCGGCCGCTGCGACACTGTCGGAGGCGATGTCGCAGCTCGACGGGGACCGGGTGGCGGTCCTGGTCGGTGCCGAGGGGCCGGGCCTGACCGAGCGGACGATGCGGGCCAGCGATGTGCGCGTGCGCATCCCGATGTCACGCGGCACCGATTCGCTCAATGTCGCCACGGCCGCGGCGCTCGCGTTCTACGAGCGTGCCCGGCTCGGAGGCTGA
- a CDS encoding DUF2530 domain-containing protein — protein MTEDTNDAPEPQPPALPAALLEPWPVILVIATGWLIATVLTFTVGGLQHWRPFTVAGLVIGVLGTTIFLIQRRAVRRGSRGAQSGLT, from the coding sequence ATGACCGAGGACACCAACGACGCGCCGGAACCCCAACCGCCGGCCCTGCCTGCCGCACTGCTGGAGCCGTGGCCGGTGATTCTGGTGATCGCCACGGGCTGGTTGATCGCCACCGTCCTGACCTTCACCGTCGGCGGTCTGCAACACTGGCGGCCGTTCACAGTCGCCGGACTGGTGATCGGCGTTCTCGGCACGACCATCTTTCTGATCCAACGCCGCGCCGTACGCCGCGGATCCCGCGGTGCGCAAAGCGGATTGACCTGA